One Palaemon carinicauda isolate YSFRI2023 chromosome 5, ASM3689809v2, whole genome shotgun sequence DNA window includes the following coding sequences:
- the stg1 gene encoding uncharacterized protein stg1, protein MLSLDATVHILWLGTTIAACLSGVTVLTALSIDAWLKSEEKILNPSYRNGSSKVEFLSKKTKSGIFTLCTTEVGKSEFQCHKIDYFPTEEYSPDPNDSTMAIPHTVLKSVGFFLTAVVLLTLAEILCISGHCFSRRRFFTFLSGITFIISGLFMMLGMVIYIATLKGEVAEKLRPRSTFQPPLFVYTYGWSCYLIMLGFITTEIAGITAVFLYIYWHKRDWSKKEEQKYHSQLLETPPPCLKHPRQRSLSFHSSIEPAESLEIPLVRRSRSQQYLERQPQEQSTIQCHPNHVGHNHINHPNHKHSKHYSHQHNHQQHQLSYQKPQHDTYPSHYHKDLQRTTCDVEKHPPPYHQFPRSLQHQQHHPVQEHQSQSQRYPYHQQHSYPQASTSQQSVHWSNKSLDNLPRSGRSLHELRKSDYLDEVLLSRSGTLPRTQGRESGNILRGGGTLPRSFPRSYDTLCSSQITDREGSLSRNYAKDDIELCNSYSRRGYQYSNNGQCNVGTGNQLCNGQGGVCNIGAECCSCCACYCCCCCWQEESNRATFGNRGTQSQNLSHMQQRTNTWQHQGKYPQNSTPHISREVSCNTVCNTIDLNTSSGSLPQPHQYPQQQRHHPQQSASQEMTNLNYSPRVSGQRQGYSQADAQRHTTPV, encoded by the exons ATGCTGAGCCTGGATGCTACAGTTCATATCCTTTGGCTAGGGACGACCATAGCCGCATGTCTTAGTGGCGTGACTGTTTTGACCGCCCTCAGCATTGACGCCTGGCTGAAGTCGGAAGAGAAGATCCTTAACCCATCCTACAGAAACGGGTCCTCCAAGGTCGAGTTCCTGAGCAAGAAGACGAAAAGTGGGATCTTCACTCTCTGCACAACCGAGG TGGGGAAATCAGAGTTCCAGTGCCATAAAATTGATTATTTTCCAACTGAGGAATACAGTCCTGACCCGAATGATTCTACCATGGCAATTCCGC ATACCGTCTTGAAATCAGTTGGATTTTTCTTGACTGCTGTGGTCCTGCTGACTTTGGCCGAAATCCTTTGCATTAGTGGACATTGCTTTAGCAGACGACGATTTTTTACCTTTCTTTCTGGCATCACATTTATTATCTCAG GGCTCTTCATGATGTTAGGAATGGTAATATACATAGCCACTCTGAAAGGAGAAGTAGCTGAGAAGCTGAGACCACGCTCCACATTTCAGCCGCCTCTTTTTGTGTACACATATGGCTGGAGCTGCTATCTCATCATGCTTGGATTCATAACGACGGAAATTGCTGGGATAACAGCAGTGTTTCTATACATTTACTGGCACAAG CGCGACTGGAGCAAAAAAGAAGAACAGAAATACCACTCTCAGCTATTAGAGACACCCCCACCATGCCTCAAGCACCCTCGTCAAAGAAGTTTATCTTTTCACAGTAGTATTGAACCTGCAGAATCTTTGGAAATTCCTCTTGTCAGAAG AAGCAGAAGTCAACAATACCTAGAACGTCAACCACAAGAGCAGTCAACCATACAATGCCATCCTAACCATGTGGGACATAACCACATAAACCATCCAAACCACAAACACAGCAAGCATTACAGCCATCAGCATAATCACCAGCAACACCAGTTATCCTATCAAAAACCCCAACATGACACCTACCCATCCCATTACCACAAAGATCTTCAGAGAACCACCTGTGACGTAGAGAAGCACCCTCCACCATATCATCAGTTTCCTCGTTCTCTGCAACATCAGCAACATCATCCAGTGCAAGAACATCAGTCACAATCTCAGAGGTATCCATATCACCAGCAACATTCATATCCACAAGCAAGTACCAGTCAACAAAGCGTTCACTGGAGTAACAAGTCTTTGGATAATTTACCACGAAGCGGAAGGTCTCTTCATGAACTTAGAAAGAGTGATTACTTAGATGAAGTCTTACTATCCAGAAGTGGTACGCTTCCGAGAACCCAAGGCAGAGAAAGTGGAAATATCCTAAGAGGAGGTGGTACGCTACCTAGATCATTTCCTAGATCCTATGATACTCTATGTAGTTCTCAGATAACAGATAGGGAAGGAAGTCTTTCTCGGAACTATGCTAAAGATGATATAGAACTCTGCAATTCCTATTCAAGAAGGGGGTACCAATATTCAAATAATGGACAGTGTAATGTTGGCACAGGAAATCAACTTTGTAATGGCCAAGGAGGTGTTTGTAATATAGGTGCTGAATGCTGCAGTTGTTGCgcatgttattgctgttgttgttgttggcaagAAGAAAGTAACCGGGCCACTTTTGGAAACCGAGGGACACAGAGTCAGAATCTCTCTCATATGCAACAGAGAACCAACACATGGCAGCATCAAGGAAAGTACCCACAAAACAGCACACCACATATTTCAAGGGAAGTGAGCTGTAACACGGTGTGCAACACAATAGATCTAAACACTTCCTCTGGAAGTCTCCCTCAACCTCACCAATACCCACAGCAGCAACGTCATCATCCCCAGCAATCAGCGAGCCAAGAAATGACAAACTTGAATTACAGTCCTCGAGTAAGCGGGCAACGTCAAGGATATAGCCAGGCAGATGCACAGCGGCACACGACGCCAGTTTGA
- the LOC137641060 gene encoding uncharacterized protein, whose amino-acid sequence MFDLKDFIRSPSGEKLEGITKIDWIVLARYYNVEVSESARKQEISNKVSEALMTLEILSDKEALLLMNWEKEEADSQQSASDNNTEDSTSEEEGAKAKVAEQREWPRTSWSTLVQTSFRGKAREVFAALSLDDSKDYERVKSEVLKAYEWVPERYREKFRSWIKRDGHTHMEYAREQRLWYDRWINAREVNGDFGKLQELILLEQFKDGINPLIKTYMDERDVIICGKPGHISRSCPHRTENRPIQVVNKVKDKPVHSKKDDHESDNTIALLNQPQSCGDISPCLFASPLRPEVECTFPNIFPACAVTTRSKSTEGKVKDDDCLDLQNLFKDSPETQVSKVSTPLRMLKVNKEEFVKSQIEDENLKVIRDNALVDIKDIEKEGKAQHDPKVMPLQPIEVPGEPFERLVLDCVGPLPRSSKGNEYLLTIMCSATRFPEAIPLRTVSADKIIEALNKFFSLVGLPKEVQTDQGTNFTSKKFKSFLACQNIKHCLSSPYHPQSQGVVERFHRTFKTMLRTYCCENEKEWDVFIPMLLFAVRDSVHSSLGYSPFQLVYVHQVRSPMEVIKNKFISDEKDSITLQEMKKKIKKIWKVAHENLEMVQEGMKRNYDKKAAKRELDIGDKVLVYLPTSGKVFNLKYIGPCTVKEKDLEGVFVYLDDIIIVGETWEDHIKKVYDVFKRLLEFNVTINLAKCEFGKTTVQYLGHEIGSGHVRPVDCHIEVIKNLTIPTSKRGVMKFLGTVGYYRKFCKNFSDVAYPLTELLKKDVKFVWSKECDEAFSKLKLMLMSKPVLKSPDFNLPFKLQVDSSELKRVVSYHLQYCPTIKHVSFFQEIVMSIYDIQLGSDMS is encoded by the exons ATGTTTGATTTGAAAGATTTCATACGTAGTCCTAGTGGTGAGAAGTTAGAAGGTATAACTAAAATAGACTGGATTGTTCTAGCTAGGTACTATAATGTAGAAGTATCAGAatctgcaaggaagcaagaaatCTCAAATAAAGTAAGTGAGGCGCTAATGACTTTAGAAATTTTGTCTGATAAGGAAGCGTTGTTACTAATGAATTGGGAAAAGGAAGAAGCTGATAGCCAGCAaagtgctagtgataataatacagaGGATAGTACAAGTGAAGAGGAAGGTGCAAAAGCC aaAGTAGCAGAACAGCGTGAATGGCCGAGAACGTCGTGGAGCACGTTGGTTCAAACTTCTTTTCGAGGAAAGGCTAGGGAAGTATTTGCTGCCTTATCTTTGGATGATTCTAAGGATTATGAGAGAGTTAAATCTGAGGTTTTGAAAGCTTATGAATGGGTGCCTGAGAGGTATAGAGAGAAGTTCAGAAGCTGGATAAAAAGAGATGGTCACACTCATATGGAGTATGCACGGGAACAACGCCTGTGGTATGATAGGTGGATAAATGCCAGAGAAGTTAATGGTGATTTCGGTAAACTTCAGGAACTTATCTTGCTTGAGCAGTTCAAGGATGGTATTAATCCACTTATTAAGACATATATGGATGAACGTGATGTGATAAT ttgtGGCAAACCAGGACACATCAGTAGGAGTTGTCCACATCGCACAGAAAACCGTCCAATTCAAGTGGtaaataaagttaaagataaacCTGTACATTCTAAGAAGGATGATCATGAATCTGATAATACTATTGCATTGTTAAATCAACCGCAATCATGTGGTGACATTAGTCCTTGTTTGTTTGCTTCTCCCCTTAGGCCAG AAGTTGAATGTACATTTCCAAACATATTTCCTGCTTGTGCAGTTACTACAAGAAGTAAGAGTACCGAAGGAAAGGTAAAGGATGACGACTGTTTGGATTTACAAAACTTGTTTAAAGACAGTCCAGAAACACAAGTAAGTAAAGTCAGTACTCCTTTGCGAATGCTGAAAGTTAATAAGGAAGAATTTGTAAAATCTCAAATTGAAGATGAGAATTTGAAGGTAATAAGAGATAATGCCCTTGTTGATATAAAAGATATCGAGAAGGAAG GTAAAGCTCAACATGACCCTAAAGTGATGCCATTGCAACCCATTGAAGTTCCAGGCGAACCCTTTGAAAGACTGGTTTTGGATTGTGTGGGACCTCTTCCTAGGTCTAGTAAAGGCAACGAGTATTTGCTGACAATTATGTGTAGTGCTACCAGATTTCCAGAAGCTATTCCTTTAAGAACTGTGAGTGCTGATAAGATAATAGAAGCACTTAATAAGTTCTTCTCGCTGGTTGGTTTGCCAAAAGAAGTACAAACTGACCAAGGAACCAACTTTACGTCAAAAAAGTTTAAATCATTTTTAGCCTGTCAGAATATTAAGCATTGCTtatcatctccttatcacccacagagccaaggagtggtcgaacgatttcatcgaaccttcaaaaccatgcttcgcacgtactgttgtgaaaatgaaaaggaatgggaTGTCTTCATACCAATGTTGCTATTTGCCGTTCGTGATAGCGTACATTCATCGTTGGGGTATTCTCCTTTTCAGTTAGTATATGTCCATCAGGTAAGGTCGCCCATGGAggtgataaaaaataaatttatttcagatgaaaaggattctatcactttacaagaaatgaagaaaaaaataaagaaaatatggaaagtagCACATGAGAATCTCGAAATGGTACAAGAAGGGATGAAAAGAAACTACGACAAAAAGGCTGCAAAACGTGAACTCGACATCGGAGACAAGGTTCTAGTGTATCTCCCTACATCTGGTAAGGTTTTTAACCTGAAGTATATAGGACCTTGCACGGTGAAAGAAAAA GATCTCGaaggtgtatttgtttatttagatgacatTATCATAGTTGGAGAAACCTGGGAAGATCACATAAAAAAAGTATATGATGTTTTTAAGAGGTTATTAGAGTTCAATGTTACGATAAACCTTGCAAAGTGTGAATTTGGAAAAACTACTGTTcaatatttaggacatgaaataggaagtggccacgTGAGACCTGTTGATTGTCATATTGAGGTCATAAAGAATTTGACCATCCCTACATCTAAACGTGGCGTGATGAAATTTTTGGGGACAGTGGGGTATTACAGAAAATTTTGTAAGAACTTTTCAGATGTAGCCTACCCATTAACAGAGTTGCTGAAAAAGGATGTGAAGTTTGTTTGGTCAAAGGAATGTGACGAAGCTTTTAGCAAACTTAAGCTCATGTTAATGTCTAAGCCAGTGCTGAAATCCCCAGACTTTAATCTACCGTTCAAGTTACAGGTAGACTCCAGTGAA TTGAAGCGAGTTGTATCATATCATCTGCAATATTGTCCAACCATTAAACACGTATCATTCTTTCAAGAGATTGTTatgtcaat